In a single window of the Balaenoptera acutorostrata chromosome 3, mBalAcu1.1, whole genome shotgun sequence genome:
- the LOC103012995 gene encoding nuclear receptor ROR-alpha isoform X2, with protein MSRDAVKFGRMSKKQRDSLYAEVQKHRMQQQQRDHQQQPGEAEPLTPTYSISANGLTELHDDLSSYIDGHTPEGSKADSAVSSFYLDIQPSPDQSGLDINGIKPEPICDYTPASGFFPYCSFTNGETSPTVSMAELEHLAQNISKSHLETCQYLREELQQITWQTFLQEEIENYQNKQREVMWQLCAIKITEAIQYVVEFAKRIDGFMELCQNDQIVLLKAGSLEVVFIRMCRAFDSQNNTVYFDGKYASPDVFKSLGCEDFISFVFEFGKSLCSMHLTEDEIALFSAFVLMSADRSWLQEKVKIEKLQQKIQLALQHVLQKNHREDGILTKLICKVSTLRALCGRHTEKLMAFKAIYPDIVRLHFPPLYKELFTSEFEPAMQIDG; from the exons ATGTCTCGAGATG CTGTAAAATTTGGCCGCATGTCGAAAAAGCAACGAGACAGCTTGTACGCAGAAGTACAGAAACACCggatgcagcagcagcagcgagaCCACCAACAGCAGCCTGGAGAGGCCGAGCCGCTGACTCCCACCTACAGCATCTCGGCCAACGGGCTCACGGAGCTTCACGACGACCTCAGCAGCTACATCGACGGGCACACCCCCGAGGGCAGCAAGGCAGACTCTGCCGTCAGCAGCTTCTACCTGGACATACAGCCTTCCCCGGACCAGTCAGGTCTTGATATCAACGGAATCAAACCAGAACCAATATGTGACTACACACCAGCATCAGGCTTCTTTCCCTACTgctctttcaccaatggagagacgTCCCCAACTGTGTCCATGGCAGAACTAG AACACCTTGCACAGAATATATCTAAGTCACATCTGGAAACTTGCCAATACTTGAGAGAAGAGCTCCAGCAGATAACGTGGCAGACCTTTCTGCAGGAGGAGATTGAGAATTACCAAAACAAG CAGCGGGAGGTAATGTGGCAATTGTGCGCCATCAAAATCACAGAAGCTATACAGTATGTGGTGGAGTTTGCCAAACGCATTGACGGATTTATGGAACTGTGTCAAAACGATCAAATTGTGCTTCTCAAAGCAG GTTCTCTGGAGGTGGTATTTATCAGAATGTGCCGTGCCTTTGACTCTCAGAACAATACCGTGTACTTTGATGGGAAATATGCTAGCCCCGACGTCTTCAAATCCTTAG GTTGTGAAGACTTTATTAGCTTTGTATTTGAATTTGGAAAGAGTTTATGTTCTATGCACCTGACTGAAGATGAAATTGCATTGTTTTCTGCATTTGTCCTGATGTCAGCAG ATCGCTCATGGCTGcaggaaaaggtaaaaattgaaaagCTGCAACAGAAAATTCAGCTAGCTCTTCAACACGTCCTACAGAAGAATCACCGAGAAGATGGAATACTAACAAAG TTAATATGCAAGGTGTCTACATTAAGAGCCTTATGTGGACGACATACAGAAAAGCTAATGGCGTTTAAAGCAATATACCCAGACATTGTGCGACTTCATTTTCCTCCATTATACAAGGAATTGTTCACTTCAGAATTTGAGCCAGCAATGCAGATTGATGGGTAA